One Danio aesculapii chromosome 13, fDanAes4.1, whole genome shotgun sequence DNA window includes the following coding sequences:
- the epcam gene encoding epithelial cell adhesion molecule — MKVLVALFVVALVDVVTSQCSCETMKWANCDDSCSCSLTVSESSTQTLNCSKLVPKCFLMKAEMYRARNNLGTRSGGKPVETAFVDNDGIYDPECERDGKFKAVQCNKTEVCWCVNSAGVRRSDKKDKNIKCEPAETFWVRVEMKHKNVDVPIDATKLRTGIENALLQRYGLDKKLVSEVQYDKDGRLIVVDVKKDKTDRTTDLSLMTYYMEKDIKVLPLFWSGKPFEVDVTGTKVSMENVLIYYVDDKPPTFTMQKLTGGIIAVIVVVSLIVIGGLLVLFFLARRQKAQYSKTQAREMETLS; from the exons ATGAAGGTTTTAGTTGCCTTGTTTGTTGTGGCATTGGTTGATGTGGTAACTTCACAAT gTTCTTGTGAAACAATGAAATGGGCAAACTGTGATGACTCGTGCTCGTGCAGTCTTACAGTATCTGAATCTTCCACTCAAACCCTTAACTGTTCCAAGt TGGTTCCCAAGTGCTTCCTCATGAAAGCAGAGATGTATCGTGCCCGTAACAACTTGGGCACAAGATCAGGTGGGAAGCCAGTTGAGACCGCCTTTGTGGACAATGATGGCATCTATGACCCAGAATGTGAGCGTGATGGGAAATTCAAAGCAGTCCAGTGTAACAAAACTGAAGTATGCTGGTGCGTCAACAGTGCTGGTGTACGAAGAAGTGACAAAAAAGACAAGAACATAAAGTGCGAGCCTGCGGAGACCTT TTGGGTTCGCGTAGAAATGAAGCACAAAAACGTGGATGTGCCCATTGATGCCACCAAACTGAGGAC AGGGATTGAGAATGCTCTACTGCAGCGTTACGGTTTAGATAAGAAACTGGTGTCTGAAGTTCAG TATGACAAAGATGGCAGGCTCATTGTGGTGGATGTCAAAAAAGACAAGACTGACCGCACTACAGATCTGTCCCTCATGACTTATTATATGGAAAAAGAT ATCAAAGTTCTGCCCCTGTTTTGGAGTGGCAAGCCATTTGAGGTTGATGTTACGGGAACAAAGGTTTCAATGGAGAATGTCCTGATCTACTATGTAGATGACAAGCCACCCACCTTCACCATGCAGAAGCTTACTGGTGGTATCATTGCTGTCATTGTTGTAGTCAGCTTGATTGTGATTGGAGGACTCCTGGTTCTG TTCTTTCTTGCACGGCGACAGAAGGCCCAGTACAGTAAAACACAG GCCAGAGAGATGGAGACCCTGTCTTAA